The Alphaproteobacteria bacterium genome segment CTTAATACTATAAATGCGAAGGAAGCCTTTTTAGAGCTTTATCATGTACCTGAACGTGGACTTTTAGCTGTTAATCCATATGAGTTTTTAAATAATTTAACAACATGGACCGTAAAACAAATAGGGGAAAACAATGCTGAAAAAATATGGAATGGTAAACTTAGCACGGATGGTCCTTTAAATGATACTTTAACGCATGGCATTCCGCTCAACAAACTTATTCACAAACAATTAGATCCCGGAATTTATGTGTTAGGCGCAAGGTTAAAAGAGCTTAATTATTCGAATTATGAAAGTGATTTTTCAGGACAATGGTTTTTAGTCAGCGACATTGGTATTTCAACCTATGATGGTCCTGATGGTGCCCATGTTTTTGCGCATTCTTTGGAAAATTCCATGCCTCTAACAGGGGTAAAATTACAGCTTGTTTCTAAAAGTAATAAAATTTTAGGCACAACAACGACAGATGAAAAAGGTCATGGATTTTTTGTAAAATCGTTAACGCAAGGATTAGATGGTAATCGTCCTGAGCTTATTTTTGCTGAAAAAGATGCTAAAGATTTTGCATTTTTAAAATTTTCGTCTGTAGGTTTTGACTTTAAAGATCGTGGTGTTCAAGGGCGTGATCATAAGCACCATATGGATGGCTATCTTTATGCTGAGCGCGGTATTTACCGTCCTGGGGAAGACGTTCATTTTGTTGGGTTGCTTCGTGATTTAAATCAGAAACCCATTCTAAATGAAAAAATAACACTCAAACTTACGAAACCCAATATGCAAGAAGCCTATTATGCACTAAGCGATGATCAGGGTGCTGGTAGTTATGCGTGGGATTATACTTTGCCGCCTTCTTCCCCTCAAGGCCTTTGGAAAGCAGCTATTTACCAAGATCCAAAGGGCACACCTATTGCTGAATCATCTTTTGACGTGAATGATTTCGTACCGCCTAAAATTGATGTTCGATTACACAATTTACATGAAATTATGCAGATTACTGAAAAATTTGAAACACAAATAGACGTTAATTATTATTACGGTGCGCCTGGTAATGATTTGATGGTCAATGGTGAAGTCGAGCTTAAAAAAGCCGAAACACCCTTTAAAGAATGGAAAAATGTCTTTTTTGGTTTTGAAGAAGATTCTTTTACGCCTATCCGTTTACCTTTAACAGAAGGCAAAACCGATGATAAAGGACAGATGTTACTTGCTCAAGAAATAACGACGCAACCTGATTTAAATGCCCCCTTATTACTTGAAGCTAAAATCAATGTATTTGAACAAGGGGGCAGACCAGCTTCTAAAACAACGCAATCGATCATTCATCATAAGCCCTTTTATATTGGTATTAAGCCTGCTTTTAAAGAAAAAGTAGCTGAGGGCGCAAAAGCAAATTTCGACATTATTGCCATTAATCCTAGCGCTACTTTGGTTGCAAAACCTGAATTAACATATACGCTTTACGAGGAAACACACGATTTTACATGGTATAGATCGTCAAATAATGTAAATTACGAAAATTCTATTCGAGATAAAGTAATCACACGCGGTAGTGTTGAAACATTTGATGATAAAGCAAGCGTGCTTTCACTTGATATTAAATATGGCCGCTATCGTGTTGAGGTTACGGATGCTGAAACCGGCATTGGATCATCATTCAGATTTTCAAGTGGTTGGTCTTATAATAGTGATCATCCTGATCGTCCTGATTTACTTGATTTACAACTCGATCAACAAGCTTATGCTAAAGGCGATATTCTTACAGCAAGCATCAAATCGCCTTTTAAAGGTCAAATAATGATTTTGGCTGTGGGCCAAGAAATAATGCCTTTATTTCAAGGCGAACTGAATGAAAATGGACTTGCTTATCAAATTACGCTTAATGAATCCTTGTGCAAGGGTCCTGGGTTTTACCTGATTGCAACGGCTTTACGTCCTATTGACGCGAGCGCTCAACAAATGCCTGCACGCGCGATGGGTGTTTCATGGGTTAATTTAAGTAAAAATTTAAAATCAACTGCTCTAAGTTTTGATATGAGTCAAGAAATTGTAAGGCCTCATGCAACTTTTACAACAAAACTTAAATATGATCCGCAATTAAAAAATGCTTTTGCAACTGTTGCGCTTGTGGATGAAGCTGTTTTGAATTTAACCAATTATAAATCACCCGATCCACTCAAATATTTTTCCAGCCAATTGAACCTTGGGTATAAAATTTTTGATTCTTATGGAAAATTAATTAATCCTTTTGGTGCCGTTTTAAATGACGGGCTTGTAGGTGGGGATGGCATGTTTGGGAGGTTTTTGTCCATTTTACCTGGGCGAAGCTTCAAAACCATTAGTTTATTTACAGGTATTTTGCCACTTGATGAAACGGGCGAAACGGAAGTTAGCTTTGATATTCCTGAATTTGAAGGCCAAATGCGCTTAATGGCTGTTTTATGGTCAGATGACCAATTAACGCATGCTGAAAAACAAATTCATGTTCGTGATGAAGTAGTACATGATTTTGCATTGCCGCGCTTTTTGGCGCCCCATGATGCGATCTCGACACCCTTTATGATCCATAACATTGAAGGACCAGTTGGCACTTATCATATTAATATTCAACCCGAAGGTTCAATCTCTGTGAACCCTCACGCATTTGCCTTTAATTTAGCAAAGAACGAAAAGAAAATACAATTGCTGGATTTAAAAGCGAATGCAAGTGCTGATAATGTTGTTAACTTTACTGTTAATTTAAATGGACCTGAAAAATATGAGCGCATCAATCATTGGCAATTAAGTGTACGCTCCCCTTTAATGGATCATGTAAAACGTGATTTCAAAGTTATTCAACCAAATCAACCGATTACTATTGATGGAACATTGCTTAATGGATTTGATCCGACTTCTTCAAATTTAAAGCTTGAAATTGGTGCAATTCCAAATTTTGGTACTTTAAAACTTTCGCAAGATTTGCAGAAATATCCTTATGCGTGTCTTGAGCAAACAGCGAGTAGTATTTATGGATATATGCAAAATGCTGAAGAAAATAAAGATAAAATCCATGAAAGATTAGCACGTCTTTATGCACTTCAAAACATTGAAGGTGGTTTTGTTATATGGCCCGATTATTATGCACTTGATTCATTTTCAACGGCCTATACATTAGATTTAATGTTGAATCTTAAAGTTTCAGGTATTCAAATATCAGAATCCATCCTAACACAAGGGCATAAATACTTAAGATCAATACTCGAAACAAATGTTAATGACTACCAAAAAGATAGACGTTTTATTCTGTTGCAAGAACAAGCTTATGCGCATTTTGTTTTAGCCAAAGCACAGAAAAATGCGTTAAGCCAGATTCGTTATTTTGCGGATAATAATAAAAAAGCGCTTTCAAAATCAATGATTGCATCTGCTTTTGTGGGTGCTACTTACGCTTATTTAGGTGATAAAAATGAAGCTTTTGCCTGGTTTAACAAAGCATTTTTAGCAAAACCAAGCGATTATCAAATCTATGGTAGTGCGATACGTGATCTCGCTTTAACATTGTCTCTTGTACTTGAATCAACTGAAGGCTACCCACAAGTGCTTGAAAAGTCAGTTGAACTTGCTGGCATGTTGGCAGCCAAAAATTATCTTTCGACACAAGAAATGGCTTGGGTTTTACGCGCTTCCATGAATCTTCAAAAAGCAAATAAAGATCATCATTTTGTGTTTAATCAAACACCTTACGATGGCAAAGAAGCTTTATCTTTTGATGTCAATCTAGCCCAATTAACACAAGGCATGTCCATTGAAAATAAAGGCGAGGCGCCTCTTTTTGTGACGTTGGTCGCTGAAGGAAAAGTTCTGGAAAATGGCATTTATGATAAAGTCATCACGGATAAAGGCTTTATTATTAATCGAGACATATGTAAAATTGATGGCACAAAAATAACAGATGCACACTTTAATCAAGGTGAACTTTATGTTGTTGTCTTGAAAGGAGAAATAGCAAAACCAATCGAAGAACATATTGTGATTGCTGATTTGTTACCCACAGGATTTGAAATTGATAACGCCCATCTTCACAAAAATCTCAACAATTATCCTTGGCTTTCAAATGTTGTAACACCTTTGATGGTAGAAGGGCGAGATGATCGTTATGTTGCAAGTTTTAAAACGGAGCGAAGTCAAAAACAATTTACGCTTTGTTATTTAGTACGTGCGAGCTTTAAAGGAACCTTTATCTTGCCAGCCCCTTATATGGAAAGCATGTATCGTCCTGAATTTTTTGGATCGGGACAACGAGAACGAATTTCAGTTATTGGGAAATAAGCCTTAATGCAGAAATAAAACAATTGAAAATATCAAGTGTTTTATTTCTGCTTCATTTTATAAACTAGCTATTCATAAAAGTATCATTAAGAACCTTTAACACTTGTTGTTCAAAAGATTGATGCATTGATTTAATTTTATCCATAACATCGGTAGGCTGTTCGTTGTCTTGATCAAATTCATCCAAAAGATTTCTGGTGTTTAAATCTCCATTATCTCTATAATCTTGAACGTCATTTAAGATTTCGGTTAATCTTGAATTTGGAAAACCATAAAATTGTCCTAATTCAGCATATTCGAAACTGTTTTTAGTCTTTAAAGAATCCGTTAAAATAGGCGGAGAATAAAGTGCAAATTCAGGTGTTTCGTATGCGTCAAAGTTTTCATCAGTTAGATATGGTATAGAAGGATTTACAGTTTTATTTTTAAAAACAGATTGCACTAGGTCAATATTGTCAATCGGCATGAGAGGGATAGGTAGAACATCTTCAATAATTTGTTGAGGTGTTATAGCAAGCGGTAAAATTTCTGGATTAACCGTAATTGCAATTGTTTTTACATCTGATAGAGCGCCGCCCGATCCTACATTACCTTGATCATCAACTTTTACTGTTAAAAGATCGAATCCATTGAAATTAGGATCTCCTCTATAGACAAGAGAGGCAAGAATTGCATTTATATCTGTAGCATTACCGATAATAGTGACTATTTTGCTTCCATTGTTACTAATTGTAGCATCACCGACTTGTATTAAATTTACAGTACCATGTGAAACAGAAAGATCTACTCTAAGGTTTCCATTTGGCGCTTCAGCAAGATCTGCGTCTGCAACAGAAATGCCAGGAAGAGATAAATCTGTATCTTCATTAACATTTTGAGGTCCTGGGACAATAACTACAGGCGCATCATTAGCAGCATCAACATTAATATCAATTGTTTTAGTATCTGTTTTAACGCCACCTGAACCTGTATTACCTTGATCATCAACTTTTGCAATTATTGCATCAGATCCGTTGAAATTAGGATCTCCTTTATAAATAAGGGAATCAAGAGTTGCATTAACATCTACAGCACTACCAATAATGCTGACTGCTTTACTTCCATTGTTATTAAGTGTAGCGTTACCCGATAATATTAATGTTAAAGTACCATGCGAAGCAGAAAGATCTACTTTAAGATTTCCACTTGGCGTTTCTGCAAGATCTGTGTCTACAACAGAAATACCAGGAAGAGATAAATTCGCATCTTCATTACCGTTTTGTGCGCCAGGCACTGTAATGACTGGTGCATCATTAACAGGTGTAACATCAATAGGGATTTGTGCATGTCCACTGCCTTCATTGTTTTCAGCAAAAGCAAATACCTCTACAGAAGCAAGACCATTAAATTGAGGTGTAGGGGAAAAAATAACAGGATTTAAAAGGGTTGCATTGATATCGTCAATACTACCCATAATTCTTACAAAATCACTACCATTGTTAATGATTGTTACTGCACCCGAAGGGGTAAAGGTTAAGATCCCATTCGTACTATTAAAGTGAACATCAAGGTTCTTATCATCAGCATCATTGACCCTAATGCCAACTAAGGAAACATTTGTATCCTCATTTGTTTGTGCATTGGCAGGTGCTGTAACTTCCGGTGAATCTTCGATAGATAGCACATTAATATCGACAGTTTTAAGATCAGTTTTAGGGCCCTCTGATCCTGTATTACCTTGATCATCAGCTCTGACTGTTAGAAGATCAGATCCATTAAAATTTAGGTCTCCTCTATAAATAAGGGAGTCAAGAATTGCATTGACATCTGTAGCATTGCCGTTAATGCTGACTGATTTACTTCCATTATTGCTAAGTACAGCATCACCCACTTGTGTTAAATTTAAAATTCCATGTTCAACAGATAGGTTCATTTTAAGTTTTCCATCAGGCGTTTCAGCTAAATCAACATCTGCAACAGAAATACCAAGAAGCATTAGATCTGTATCTTCACTCGCAATTTGCGTGAGCGGTACTGTAATGACAGGCCCGTCATTAACAGGTATAACGTCAATTTGTGCGGTATCAACATTAGTACTAAAAGCGCTTGTTTCGTTATTAGGAGGGGAGACAAAATTATTGATAAAAGTTGCTGCAATTCTTTTGTCATTATTAGGAGAAGTGTCAACACCTTCTGCACCATTAGGATTTCCATCACTTTGATCCCAAGCACGGTAGGAAAAAGTAGCTGGTCCATTATAATTAAGATTTGGCACAAAGCGCATAGAAGTATGCGTATCAGCTTTAAGAAGCAATGCAGCATTATCGCTTACGGGACCAATATCCGTCCAATTGACGCCATCATCAGTAGAATATTGCCAAAAACCATTCGCATTATTATTATCTAGCGCTGTAATTGCAATTCCTTGTAAAGGACCATCAGCATCCGTAATTGTTCTACCAATTATTTCTTCAATTTTATTGCCAGGGTTAGAGGTGTTACTCACATCTTCAGGAATATTGGTTAATCGGGGATCGCCAGTATTATCAAGAATGGGCGCATCGTTGACAGGATTGACATTAATTTCAATTGTTTTTGTATCCGTTAAAAAGCCGGGTGCGCCTGTGTTGCCTTGATCATCAACTTTTACCGTTAAAAGATCAAATCCATTGAAATTTAGGTCTCCTTGATAGATAAGAGAGTCAAGAATTATATTTACATCAGCAGCATTACCGATAATGCTTACTTCTTTACTTCCATTATTGTTAAGTACAGCATCACCCACTTGCGTTAAATTTAAAATTCCATGTTCAACAGATAGGTCCACTTTAAGTTTTCCATCAGGCGTTTCAGCTAAATCAACATCTGCAACAGAAATACCAGGAAGAATTAGATTTGTATCTTCGCTTATATTTTGAGGTCCCGGCACAATGACAACAGGTGCGTCATTAACAGGTGTAACGTCAATTTTGATTTTTATGATTGAAACACTTAGATCATCTTGAGCAAAGATTTCTATAAAAGTATGCCCATTAAAATTAGCAGGTGGTGAATAGATAACCGGATTTAAAAGAGTCTCATTAATATCATTAACACTTCCTACAAGACTTACAACATTACTTCCATTGTCAGTGATAGTTGTATTGCCTGCGGGAGAAAACGCTAAGACGCCATTATTAGCTTCAAAACGAACTTCAAGAATTTTACTATCAGCATCACTCACACTAATGCCTGTTAAAGAAAGATTTGTATCTTCATTAACTTGGAATTTTTCGGGCGCCGAAATCTCAGGTTCATCATTGACAGGTTTTACAGTAACGAAAAAACTA includes the following:
- a CDS encoding alpha-2-macroglobulin; the encoded protein is MRTTFLFVFFIATFLSFEGFCETEEVQPALIEIAQKNKPAVKPFEMTAEEYFNELLKKKQANVSENQLLKLKTETRGSIQNKDYYSAISNLEKIIAQNPKNYHNWFLYLYTFVQQEKEYASDKTNKAKKIAFLTNKLATIPLEEAIILWVSGDLPESDETLKQQAVQIASEQEIKAKIDALIMNYPPKFAAYEIDKPDNQGVASACFKLTHPLPKNRGIDYGQFVSVEPALQDFRVSGRQSNLCIDGFIYGKDYNVILKPGIQSVNKLILEKEQKFAIYIDHRKPRLSFREKGYILPSSGPQILPLNTINAKEAFLELYHVPERGLLAVNPYEFLNNLTTWTVKQIGENNAEKIWNGKLSTDGPLNDTLTHGIPLNKLIHKQLDPGIYVLGARLKELNYSNYESDFSGQWFLVSDIGISTYDGPDGAHVFAHSLENSMPLTGVKLQLVSKSNKILGTTTTDEKGHGFFVKSLTQGLDGNRPELIFAEKDAKDFAFLKFSSVGFDFKDRGVQGRDHKHHMDGYLYAERGIYRPGEDVHFVGLLRDLNQKPILNEKITLKLTKPNMQEAYYALSDDQGAGSYAWDYTLPPSSPQGLWKAAIYQDPKGTPIAESSFDVNDFVPPKIDVRLHNLHEIMQITEKFETQIDVNYYYGAPGNDLMVNGEVELKKAETPFKEWKNVFFGFEEDSFTPIRLPLTEGKTDDKGQMLLAQEITTQPDLNAPLLLEAKINVFEQGGRPASKTTQSIIHHKPFYIGIKPAFKEKVAEGAKANFDIIAINPSATLVAKPELTYTLYEETHDFTWYRSSNNVNYENSIRDKVITRGSVETFDDKASVLSLDIKYGRYRVEVTDAETGIGSSFRFSSGWSYNSDHPDRPDLLDLQLDQQAYAKGDILTASIKSPFKGQIMILAVGQEIMPLFQGELNENGLAYQITLNESLCKGPGFYLIATALRPIDASAQQMPARAMGVSWVNLSKNLKSTALSFDMSQEIVRPHATFTTKLKYDPQLKNAFATVALVDEAVLNLTNYKSPDPLKYFSSQLNLGYKIFDSYGKLINPFGAVLNDGLVGGDGMFGRFLSILPGRSFKTISLFTGILPLDETGETEVSFDIPEFEGQMRLMAVLWSDDQLTHAEKQIHVRDEVVHDFALPRFLAPHDAISTPFMIHNIEGPVGTYHINIQPEGSISVNPHAFAFNLAKNEKKIQLLDLKANASADNVVNFTVNLNGPEKYERINHWQLSVRSPLMDHVKRDFKVIQPNQPITIDGTLLNGFDPTSSNLKLEIGAIPNFGTLKLSQDLQKYPYACLEQTASSIYGYMQNAEENKDKIHERLARLYALQNIEGGFVIWPDYYALDSFSTAYTLDLMLNLKVSGIQISESILTQGHKYLRSILETNVNDYQKDRRFILLQEQAYAHFVLAKAQKNALSQIRYFADNNKKALSKSMIASAFVGATYAYLGDKNEAFAWFNKAFLAKPSDYQIYGSAIRDLALTLSLVLESTEGYPQVLEKSVELAGMLAAKNYLSTQEMAWVLRASMNLQKANKDHHFVFNQTPYDGKEALSFDVNLAQLTQGMSIENKGEAPLFVTLVAEGKVLENGIYDKVITDKGFIINRDICKIDGTKITDAHFNQGELYVVVLKGEIAKPIEEHIVIADLLPTGFEIDNAHLHKNLNNYPWLSNVVTPLMVEGRDDRYVASFKTERSQKQFTLCYLVRASFKGTFILPAPYMESMYRPEFFGSGQRERISVIGK
- a CDS encoding Ig-like domain-containing protein, with product MTWTDNASNNFNITARIFRRDGVAITSEFTINETLPGEQSTNLNVSPYDRYHRTIASDTNGNFVVTWRSDQDAGQGFNIYARRFDQNGIALGAEFRVNNINVAGDQRFSVVAMAPDGRFAIVWQSEAGTNSSEIFGQMYNADGTANGGEFRLNQTLTGAQVHPSIAMDAKGNLYAVWDSPNIVNGAANDIILRKFDLNGLALTNEFRVNTITNADQIDPSIAIDESGQFIVVAWESDHSGTKDVYTQRLFAPSFSAEKTGFVDVLDVNNANNAPILDNSGIPQLTAIPEDVDDASNPGNTIEDIIGNTITDADGPLQGIAITALDNSNGVWQYSINDGFDWTDINAASDNAALLLKADTHTSMRFVPNLNYNGPATFSYRAWDQSDGNSNGAEGVDTTANGGTTAFSANVDTAQITVIPVNDAPINTVPLLPIETNHNTAVAIPGVSVADVDINETAAPNNTIKVDLLTALAGGTMEVIAFGGVSITGNDTHEISITGNLFDVNETLKNLIYKPATGFTGTQEIFMTSDDLGHTGGDALIDNNDSFFVTVKPVNDEPEISAPEKFQVNEDTNLSLTGISVSDADSKILEVRFEANNGVLAFSPAGNTTITDNGSNVVSLVGSVNDINETLLNPVIYSPPANFNGHTFIEIFAQDDLSVSIIKIKIDVTPVNDAPVVIVPGPQNISEDTNLILPGISVADVDLAETPDGKLKVDLSVEHGILNLTQVGDAVLNNNGSKEVSIIGNAADVNIILDSLIYQGDLNFNGFDLLTVKVDDQGNTGAPGFLTDTKTIEINVNPVNDAPILDNTGDPRLTNIPEDVSNTSNPGNKIEEIIGRTITDADGPLQGIAITALDNNNANGFWQYSTDDGVNWTDIGPVSDNAALLLKADTHTSMRFVPNLNYNGPATFSYRAWDQSDGNPNGAEGVDTSPNNDKRIAATFINNFVSPPNNETSAFSTNVDTAQIDVIPVNDGPVITVPLTQIASEDTDLMLLGISVADVDLAETPDGKLKMNLSVEHGILNLTQVGDAVLSNNGSKSVSINGNATDVNAILDSLIYRGDLNFNGSDLLTVRADDQGNTGSEGPKTDLKTVDINVLSIEDSPEVTAPANAQTNEDTNVSLVGIRVNDADDKNLDVHFNSTNGILTFTPSGAVTIINNGSDFVRIMGSIDDINATLLNPVIFSPTPQFNGLASVEVFAFAENNEGSGHAQIPIDVTPVNDAPVITVPGAQNGNEDANLSLPGISVVDTDLAETPSGNLKVDLSASHGTLTLILSGNATLNNNGSKAVSIIGSAVDVNATLDSLIYKGDPNFNGSDAIIAKVDDQGNTGSGGVKTDTKTIDINVDAANDAPVVIVPGPQNVNEDTDLSLPGISVADADLAEAPNGNLRVDLSVSHGTVNLIQVGDATISNNGSKIVTIIGNATDINAILASLVYRGDPNFNGFDLLTVKVDDQGNVGSGGALSDVKTIAITVNPEILPLAITPQQIIEDVLPIPLMPIDNIDLVQSVFKNKTVNPSIPYLTDENFDAYETPEFALYSPPILTDSLKTKNSFEYAELGQFYGFPNSRLTEILNDVQDYRDNGDLNTRNLLDEFDQDNEQPTDVMDKIKSMHQSFEQQVLKVLNDTFMNS